The DNA sequence TATCGGCATTTATACATACAGCCAAAATTAGGATCTATGCGTATCCCGTACCCGCGAACGCAGAAAATTTCGCCAGAAAAAGTAGCATTCCATAAAGACGCTGATAAGACGAACTCCTCGAAGAAAGAAGTCGTGCTACGGTCGATGCTATTAGTACTCATGATCTTGCCGATTGTACTATTATCACACGATATGGCCGTAGTGGTAGACTTTGGTATTCAGGCAGCGAAACTGCCATTATCATTGGGTGGCGTGCTGATCGCTATCATCGTATTCACACCCGAATCTATGACAGCGATTAAAGCTGCAAGAAACAACGAGTTTCAACGCGCCATTAACTTATGTCACGGGGCTTTTGTATCTACTGTCGGGCTAACGGTGCCAGCGGTACTAATTATTGGGTTATTTACGACTAAGGTCGTACGGTTTGGCTTAACTTCTACGGAAATCGTGCTCTTTATCTTAACCCTTTTACTGAGTTTGGTATCCTTTCAAGGCAAACGCACCACCCCCATCTTGGGAATTATCCATTTGGCCTTATTTGCGGTGTTTATCTTATTACTTTTTAATCCATAAATAGATGAGCTTTCATCTACTTATGGACTTTTCTTCACCCCGTAGTAAATTAGTACACCGAAGATTTAATCCTCTTCACCATTACTTAGAAAGAGTTCATTATCCTCTTTAGACACGATTTCCAGAAAGCGATCGTAATGCTTTAATACATCGCTGATGAGTTCATTTTTGGTAAAATACTTCACATCGTAACCATCTCGACCATCTCCAAAATAGGTTTTAGGATAATAGGTCTTGGCATTTTCTACGTCCGGCAGGTTGCTTTCCTGCATAAAATATTCCGCTACTAACTTCCGGTGGCATTTTACGCCATATACGAAATCATCCACCGCATCGTGTGCAATAGTAATCTCGACCTTAGGCGGGTTATCATATTGGCGAATAGTTGCCACTATTCCATTGGCCTCAAACTCGGCCTTTAATTCGCCGAAAGCGGGCTCTACATGCGTATCTAGATACTCCTTAATGGCCGATTGGCTGTTGAAATTGACCATCTTTTTCAGCCGATCTTTCCAAAACTCTCCCGACCAAGGTATGGTGCTTACGGAGAATTTACTATCATAATAGTTTTGGTCGATTACCAACGCTTTCATCAGCGAAACGGTAAATAACACCATGATGATCGAGAATGGTAAGGCGGTAATCAACGTCATGATTTGTAAAGACTGTAACCCCCCAGCATTCAATAACATCAACGCTAATAGTGCTAATAAGACGCCCCAAAATATGGTCTGCCATTTTGGAGAGTATTTTGCATTTTTTGTGGAGATGGTATTCATCACCAAAATACCGGAGTCGGCAGAAGTCACAAAGAAGATAATAACTATAATAATGGCTAACGCACTTGATAATTCAGAGAGCGGCAGGTAATTCAGAAATTCAAACATCATGGAGTCGGGATCGGATACTAAGGCACCCAAGGCGCCATCGGCAATGTGCACATCCGTCCAGATCGCACTATTTCCAAATACCGTCATCCAGATAAATATGAAAAAAGTAGGCAATAAGAGTACGGCTGCTATAAATTCTCGGATCGTACGCCCACGGGATATCTTAGCAATAAATAAACCCACAAAAGGAGCCCAGGAAATCCACCATGCCCAATACAGAATCGTCCAATTATAGAACCAAGGGAGCGTTTGCTCATCGTAGATATGCGTGTCAAACGTTAACGCGAAAAAATTGTTCACGTAATTACCGATACCATCTGTAAAAGCGCCAATAAGATAATTGGTAGGGCCAAATGACAGCACAAAAACCATCAGTATGATCGCGGCGATGATATTGATATTACTGAGTAGTTTAATGCCTTTATCTACTCCAGATATGGCAGAGATAATCGACAAGGAGACCATAAGAGAGACCAGCAACGCCTGGTAGAAGAAGCTCGTTTCGGGAAGTATGCCCAGCTTTTCCAAACCAGAGTTAATCTGAACCACTCCAAATCCCAACGTTGTCGTGATACCAAAAAAGGTACTGCACAAGGCAAATACATCGATCATGGTACCCCATTTCCCTGTCATCTTATCTTTTAACAACGGATATAGACAACTTCTTAGCGATAACGGCAACTTATAACGAAACGCAAAGTAGGCCAGGGCTAAACCGACCAATCCATAGATCGCCCAAGCATGTATCCCATAGTGGAAAAAAGTATATAACTGTGCATTCTTGGCTCGTATCTGATAGTCGGATTCCGAAAACGCATCGCTGGTATAATGCGTCATCGGTTCTGCCACACTAAAATACATCAATCCAATCCCCATTCCTGCTGCAAAAAGCATAGCGACCCAGGAGAAGAAAGAATGCTCTGGTTGACTATCGTTAGGACCAAGCTTGATATTGCCGTATTTGCTTAAAGTTAAAAAACCGAGAAATAACACAAAAATGGTGATGGCCCATACGTACACCCAATTCAGATTGATAAAAACAAATTCCTTAATCGTCGTTAATGCCGCTTCTGTAGCCTCGGGAAGGAATGCCGAAAACAGGCATACACCTAAAATAAAAATCAGACTTGGAATGGTAACGCCAAGATCCATGGAGGTTCTCAGGCCGCTCTTTAATTTTTTCATAAAATGCTCTAATGGGTAAGAAACCTTAAAAACCGCCTTTTGTTTACCTACTTTTCAAGATTATTAAGTTTAAGAGTGTTCAGGTTAATTGAATTTACCCTCTTTTAGTTTTCGGAACGAGAAATAAGTTGATTAAATTTATTCACTTAACATAGAAAATAACCAAAAACTTACCATCA is a window from the Sphingobacterium sp. lm-10 genome containing:
- a CDS encoding BCCT family transporter, which gives rise to MKKLKSGLRTSMDLGVTIPSLIFILGVCLFSAFLPEATEAALTTIKEFVFINLNWVYVWAITIFVLFLGFLTLSKYGNIKLGPNDSQPEHSFFSWVAMLFAAGMGIGLMYFSVAEPMTHYTSDAFSESDYQIRAKNAQLYTFFHYGIHAWAIYGLVGLALAYFAFRYKLPLSLRSCLYPLLKDKMTGKWGTMIDVFALCSTFFGITTTLGFGVVQINSGLEKLGILPETSFFYQALLVSLMVSLSIISAISGVDKGIKLLSNINIIAAIILMVFVLSFGPTNYLIGAFTDGIGNYVNNFFALTFDTHIYDEQTLPWFYNWTILYWAWWISWAPFVGLFIAKISRGRTIREFIAAVLLLPTFFIFIWMTVFGNSAIWTDVHIADGALGALVSDPDSMMFEFLNYLPLSELSSALAIIIVIIFFVTSADSGILVMNTISTKNAKYSPKWQTIFWGVLLALLALMLLNAGGLQSLQIMTLITALPFSIIMVLFTVSLMKALVIDQNYYDSKFSVSTIPWSGEFWKDRLKKMVNFNSQSAIKEYLDTHVEPAFGELKAEFEANGIVATIRQYDNPPKVEITIAHDAVDDFVYGVKCHRKLVAEYFMQESNLPDVENAKTYYPKTYFGDGRDGYDVKYFTKNELISDVLKHYDRFLEIVSKEDNELFLSNGEED